GAAGTGTAGAGCGTACCCCTCTGAGAAGTCTGCAGAATGAATTGCTGCATCCGTCAACTCCATCACGGTTCAAATCAAAATCACTTCTCAATGCAGATGTGAAACTGACAATGGTGGGtttatactatattatactattgctattgtttttaatgtctttgtgactttttcttacCGTTCATTCTAATCAACAGGCTGATGTTCCTTTATGTGACCCAAAAAAACCCTTTCAGTCTCCTACATCCGACTCAGTGATTCAAATCAATGCTTCCACTATTGATGATACCACTTGTACAGAAACAGCTTGTGGACTTGGAGATGTAACGTATAAATCCTTCGTCTGTCCTGGTGGTGAGGTTGAGGTTACAGGCTCGTCAGTGTGTGCAGAAGAGAGTATTATTTTTCCCATGGACCAGGCTGTGAAAAGCATTCAAGAAACAGAAGATACAGTCATCTCTGACAGTATAATAGTTCAGTCATGCAGTGACCACATTGATCACCCCTATTACAATCCTGAGATGAAAGATGCTTCCTTGATTGACGTTAATGCAGCATGTCTCTGTGAAATTTCAAACTCTAAACTAACTCATGAAGACTTGGATGATAAACACGCCACACAAGATTTCAGAGCTATTCAGAATGACTGCTTTGAAGAGAAAGATGTCACTTGGAAATCCTTTGTTTGTGATGGTGGTGAGGTGGAAGTTCCTGATGTCATCAGACTACAAGAAGAGACCATTCCTCTGCCCCAGGAACAGCTGGGTGAACCTTTACAAGAAAACTGTGTAAACGTAACAAATCTCTCAGATTCTGGCCAATTTTGTCACGTTGAACACTCGGATCATCCCTACTTTAGCAGTGACAATGGTGTTTGTGTCACCACCTCCTTCTCTGATACAACAAACACTCCTGAAAAACCCGCTGTTGGACGGAGTGATGCAACCATCAAATCATTTAACTGCGCTGGAGGTGTGATTTTTAGTGGCGCTAAACTTGCAGATGAGGCTGTTCCTCTACCAGCTGACCAAACCGTAACCTGCAGTGAATCATACAATTGTGGTATAGAGCCAGGCATGATTGCTAGTGACCAATATGTGCAAAACAGTAATGAGCATTCAGATCTCCCACACTACAATATTGAAAATGACCCATTGGGGGAACCATTACCATTCAGTCTTGATGTTGTGGATGAGGATAAACCAACAAGCTTGGTGGTGCAAGATTGCCAGACTGGCAGACAAGCAGAGAATACATTCAGCTCTTTCATCAGTGCCAGAAAGGATGTTGAAATACCAAATGGCACTCTATTGTCTCAGATGATGTTCCCTCTGCCTGACGACCAGGCTGTGATCAGCAAGCCCCTGGATTCCAATAGTGTACCTACTTCCCTTACACAGAATCACATTCAAGATGACTATGAGAAATCTAACAGTCATGTGGAAAATGAAGTTGTGGTTGATACTGACCCACCAACTATCAGTACATCTTCACTGACTAACACATCTTTAAAGGCATTGGATGATAAATCTATTAAGTGTCAAATGCAAGAAACTTCAAAGGACTTGATGCATTCTGTGGACAGTGTATTGCCTATGCTTTATAGATCTGAGTCTTCTGACGGAAGCCATACACCTGTGGAAGTGCATAAGAAACACCCCTCTCAAGTGCAAATCAGCAGTAAATTTCATAAATCCAGTGAGGACAAAGACTGTGCTCTTGGTTCATCTGGGATTGGCTCAATTCTTTGTGATTCTGCAGAAAAACCTCGGTCAGAAAACCTCCCTAATGTTTTGAAAGTGCTGTCAGAATGTCCCTCAGTAGCATCAGGTTTGCCGTTTGGGATCCTCAGTCCGATTGTTAGAAGAGCCTCTCTCGCTGTATTAAAGGCTTTTAAGGGTCCTGCTTTTGACCAATTTTGTGATGAGGCTGTTTTCAATGGTGGAACGAGCTTTGTGGCTGATCCTTGTTCAAATTTTGACCAACCTGGGTTATTGGGAGAGCACCTGGTGAGCCCCATGCCACGTCCTCTGTTAAACTCCACAGCAATAGATTGCAAGCCAGAACCAGTCACTGAACCCGTTGATGTGCGTGCAAAGCCTTGTGCAGTGTCCCAGCCAGAGCCAGTTACTGAGCCAATTGAAGAGCCATGTATAGTGCCTCAGATTGAAGTGGAGGTTCTGGATATGCCTATGATTCCAGATGGCTCCCTTCAGCTGCAGCTTCGGCAGATGGCTGAGTTCCTTTTCTTGGCATCAGGAAAGATGGGTCCTGCTACTACTGCTCTGCGTCCTGCTGCTGTCATGGTCCCATCGGCATCAGCTACTCCTGCAGAATCCCACAGTGTCTGTGTGGGTACTACTCCTGTTAAATGGTTAGACCATAGTGTCAATACATCTGGCCAGTTTGAGCGAAAGAGGGAATTCTCTGTGGTCGATGCCTGCACTCTAACTGACCCCCTCCTGTGGAAGTAAGTGTAGCCTCTGGATAAGTGACATTGCCAGTGATTTCTGAAAAAGACTTTGTTaattcagatttctgtttttttctgtgtctgcCTTTCACGGTTTCTGCCAGTCTACCTCCGTGCGGCCTTGAGGGTCTCCCCAGACAAGAGTTGGAGCAAGGGTTAAGGTCTAGCATGATCATGGTTGAGGCTCTTGTGCAGCAGTTGACTGCAGCCAGGGCAAATGGAATTTCTTCTGCAGGCCCTGCACCCTCAGACCTCAGGGAGAAACTAGTGCAGACAGACCACACTGAACTCAGTCAGGTAAGCACACATTCAGACATCTTTAAGGCAGTGGGAGATGTGAGGCTATTAGTTTGCACTTTTGCAGGTTGCTCTTTTGATATTGCaatgtcttcattttcttttagttaATCCATAATCTGTTttcactgtgtttattttatatagAACACAATGTACAGAGACCTATATTTGGAGGCTCTAAACAGGGTTCGTGATTTGGAGATGGACAGTAGTTCTTTACAGAACCTCACCCAGTGTATGCAGGACATGAGGGTCACTATGGTGAGagacaaacaatgaaataaGATGTTTTATGTTGTAAAGTTGTCTACACTTTATAGGCTCTGGCACatgctttttaatgatttaacaTTGTATGTGAAAAGAATGCAGCGACACACCTGATTTTAGCTCTTTCATAACAGTGACTGCTGTGTATTTGTCCCAACAGACATCTTTGAGTTGTGACACGGATGCTGCTCTCTCTAACGTGAAGCAATTAAGAGATAATGTCAGAGAGGACCATCAAAGCCTTGTTTTACATGTATGTAAAGATGTCTTTCATGCTGTAATTATCTTCTAACTGGCTTCTGTGTAATTATCCAGGGGATATGAATTAGTTTGTGTATTTTGCTTGGGTTTAGTACGATCAGATGAAGTCTCTAtttgagaaaacaaaggaaatgcaGACAACAATGATGCAGAAGGTCAAAGATGCTCTTCACCAAAGAGATGACATGACGATACAGATGGAGGAGGCCTTCAGAGTCAAGGAGGCGGTAAGCACGGTGACAAATCTCTTGATTGTTAGTGTGCCTTGAGTAGTTCAGTGTCTGTTTTGTGTCCATGACTATTCCAACCAAAAAAGGGACTACTGCAGGttgaggattttgtttttctattgtaATTTTCATAAAACAGAACTATATTTTGTCATGCTTTTGTTGTGATaagagaatatttttttttaaattgctgatATTGAGTTGGGACTAAACTAAGGCATTTCAACTATAAATTTAACAAAATCGCAGGCCTCCTAAAGCTTAACAAGTACATAAATTATTATGAAGAATACTATTGAAACTGTCTTCCaaagtaaatttttttttttttataaaactttcTTTATTCCAGGACCAttaagtttgtgtgtggttgtctgTTTTCAGGCCTTCAGTGCGATGGAACAGCTGAGGACACACTGTGCTACAGAAATCTCAGCGCTGGAGAGGATTGTGGGGTCTCAGCAAGAACTGTCAGCTGCCCTAAACCAGACTTACCCACAACAGGTACAGACAACTGGCAAAAGAAAATGGCTCTACCTTTTAACCTAGTCAGCATAATACCAATCAGaatgtgtttaatttcttattgtttttctcTACTAACGCAGGTTGCATTAAACCAGGCATACACTGAAATGCTGAATTCTGCTTCTGACGTTTTGTCCACAACCATGGATGAACAATCCAGTTTGATGAAAGAAGTATGTACAATACATACTTTTAAAAGAGACTCAAATAAGCAGTGTAGACATGTAACAATACGATCACACTAGGGCTCAGCAATACGGCCCTAAAATATTACGATATGTTATGGTATACGTGTGATAATTATATTCTCAATGATATGAAAAAAtactaaactatttttttaatttcaagaaCATACATTTGCAATACAGTGAGTGTTTCAGTTTTGTCAGCATAAACCttaacatttttccttttaaatattcagtaaaaaatatctttatttactttgtaaacagTAACTCGGTAAGATTCAGATTCTGCATGAATAGTACAGCAAAGTGCCAGCAGCttcaaaagaaaagatggacatATTGTTTGAATTGTAGTTTGATCTCTGGCATTTGTTCAGTTTAATAACACAATAGTTACATAATTTTGCTCCGTTAAGGGGTGTTTTGATTTATGACAGCATTtaccactttgttttaaatgcattaaTGCTCATAATACGGATGCTTTTGCGTGGTCATCTTTCTACAGCTCTGCGCAGTTAGAGACCTGATGCAGAAAACTGCTCCCATGCTTCTGAAGCTGAATGAGAAGGCAGCTGCTGCtttgagagagagggatgaacaTATGTCTGCAAGAGACCAGGCTGTcgaggagagagagcaggttGGATGTTTGGCATGATGGGACACTTACTGAATCACTTTACTAGTCTTATAAGTGaggagtttttatttatttttaatttttattcttttgtttttaaataaacttgtaCTCAACAGATCAAAGAAGAATTACACCAAGCTTACATGAATCTCCAATCTGCCGGAGAACAGATTGGTGATTTAAATCTGCAGGTGACAATTCTGTCCTCAGGTAAAAAGTTGCTTTGGTCAtttcattcctttttatttttgttttttttaaatagttgaacagttaaaataattttcttttctttatcagCTTATAAAATTGCTaacatttccttcttttccttaaaTTTCAGAGATGGGTGTGCTGCGTCAGAAGCTAACcgaaagggaggaagagaggggtcCGCTGGAGAGGAAGGTGACGGAGCTGTCTGCCACCGTTTCCTCCACCCTGGCTTCCTACACCTTCTTGGAGCAGGCCCTTGGTGCTGAGACTACAAAGTATGATCCCCCACTACAACACTAATTTGTTGATGGCATTAGGACTGCACATTtcagggaaaaaaatcaatcacaatttttatttttatttattcttttgcttagaattgagatcaagattctctgccacaatgtTTTCTCATGAAATTTAATTTGTTGCACAGATgaaccataacaaaacaaatcggAAGTAccaaaaaatagatatttttttagcacctatagcacattaggcctcaccacaagcctgtaaatatagaggcttcaatgaaaatggagagcattgcagcactCAGgaacactttaaaacctattttatacattatgtttaaaactcacttAAGAAAGTTGTAGCTTTGGGACGCAGTTGAATCTTAAAATAAGAATCAAAGTCACtaaatcttaaaattaaaatatccatccatctttatccggtattgggttgcgggggcagcagctctgactgggggatcccaaggcgttcccaggccaggttggagatataatctctccagcTAGTTCTGGGTTTTcaccaaggcctcctcccagctggatgtgccttaAACTCCTTCACATGGGGTAAGGACCCACTTCCTATGTGGAGAAagcagagattggatggccctgagaagagaccccctcaccccatactcccgcagcaccttcCACAGTGTCtccccgggggacccggtcatacgctttctccagatccacaaaacgcatgtagactggttgggcatactcccatgCTCcttccaagatccttgcgagagtaaagatctgatatcctgtacccctgtaattggcacacaccctctggtcctcctttttttttttaagagggaAACCACCACCTCGGTCTGTCACTCCTTATGCACTGTCCCAAACTTTTATACaaacgattaattgtgcaggcctagaTGGCATACATGTGCTCGGGAACATAAAAGGAAATTTACTGAAATGCtactaaacatttttattgaggGGCATCTTGAAGAAGCAAAAAGTACTTACTGAAATGTAACTTAGctaaaacaaattgttgtttcaGGTTGAAGCAGTCATGGAAGGAAATCCAGCTAGCAAAGGACAGAGCAAATGAGTAAGTGGTGACTTATCTACTCATTAGGTTGCCCAAATATCTTTCAGGTTGAATTTGATTGATTCAATTAAGACAATAATTTGAAGAAAGTATCTTGTTGAAACAGTTTCAACTTtcagactttttactttttttgttaattttacatttaattctgTATTAATCCATAGACCAGATTTGTAAAATGGTGTTTGGAGATAACTCACTTTCTATTTTCATATCCTCTGTTTGGTTAGTAGGAAACATTCTGCTGCTTACAAGCTGCCCACACAGTTGTCCATGTGCAGTATATACAGAGACATGTATAGTATTTTAAACTACTAAAATTATGACAGAAAACAGGGATATGTTATTGTGAGAGCAAAACAAACTTTCTATCAAATATCTACACACATCACCTAAAAAAAGTACAACTAATATCCACTGCTTGGGTTCAGGTTGGAGACGTCCCTGGGTCAGTCAGAGCAGCGGGTTGCTGACTTAAGTCAGGCTCTGGCTCAAAATGAGGAGCAGCTCGGTCAGCTGCAGTTCCTCTCGCAGTCACAGAACCTGCAGATCCAGCAACTCCAGGAAGTTTGCACTCAACTTGGTGGTGTGCGGGAGATGAACGAggtacatttttgtgtttacatatgtatacacacgtatgtatgtatactaGTTTACTTTGAGAGAGATTTATATATTACACAAATTGACCTAAAATGTTTGATGTTAGACCCACTTATTACTGCCTTTTTTATTGTCTGAGAAGACTGAAGCATTACAcaatttaagtttatttaacCAGTCTGCTAGTAGTCTGGTACTCAGTCCTTATAGACATAATACACTTGTGCTAAAAGCCAACATTGAGCTGAGTTTCTTTGCCCACAAAATTGAATTCAAGCTTGTGTTCCAAgcattttagaaatattttgaaTTCACTTTTGCTGTCTTGATCAATGGCAATTAGTTTCTGCCCTAAAAATCAAGACTTCATACAGAGCGATGCTGTCATCGTagtattttacttttgtaatatttttgatTGTGTGTCAGTTCTTACAGATGGAGAATGAGTTGGCGAGGGAGCAAGTGGTTGAAAGTGAGCGTATGCTGATGGCCAACCTCCAGGCGCTCCGGGAGAGGAACATCCAGTGTGAGGACCTAAAAGGAGAACTTGGTCAATTTCAGTAAGTTATGATCCTATATTATCTTTTGTTGCTTTCCCTACTATTGTATCATATCTGTTAAGCAGAATTTTgataaacaaaacagttttgtgtgtcattgtgtgaaTGAAGGTAGCAAAATCAAAGGAAATAATGGCTTTTAGTATATTTGATCAAGAGaaagaaattttttttttattaaaaagaaatctaagtTTTGTCTGTATACTAAATTTATAATTTGTCTTATGTATAATGCAGGCTTGAGAACAGGAGTTTGCACAAGGAGCTGGAAACTACAAAGTCCAAAGTCAGTGCAACCCAGATGGAGCTTGGAGAGAAACTGGCACAGGCAGTCACCGAAATTACACTGCTGCATCACACACTGCGAGGACTGACTAACGAAATACATGTAGCGCTCAATGACCAGGTAACTCAAAAGAACTGCTTGACACAACCTAAAGCAGAAGAGCAGTTGGATTTCACCACCTGTCCCCTTACATGTACCCATGCTTATATTCAAAACGTTGATATAGCATGAAGGGCTATAACTGTATTTTTCGTGGTAAAAGTGCTTAATGTATGGTGTCaaattttcatgtttttttttttttttttttttttttttttttaaaaggcaagTAATACTGAAATTACCTAAGTGGACTGCAACACtgtggagaaaaacatgttttcatgcagGCAAAT
The sequence above is drawn from the Etheostoma cragini isolate CJK2018 chromosome 2, CSU_Ecrag_1.0, whole genome shotgun sequence genome and encodes:
- the spag5 gene encoding sperm-associated antigen 5 isoform X3, encoding MSSRKSSSSVGGLLSSRSVERTPLRSLQNELLHPSTPSRFKSKSLLNADVKLTMADVPLCDPKKPFQSPTSDSVIQINASTIDDTTCTETACGLGDVTYKSFVCPGGEVEVTGSSVCAEESIIFPMDQAVKSIQETEDTVISDSIIVQSCSDHIDHPYYNPEMKDASLIDVNAACLCEISNSKLTHEDLDDKHATQDFRAIQNDCFEEKDVTWKSFVCDGGEVEVPDVIRLQEETIPLPQEQLGEPLQENCVNVTNLSDSGQFCHVEHSDHPYFSSDNGVCVTTSFSDTTNTPEKPAVGRSDATIKSFNCAGGVIFSGAKLADEAVPLPADQTVTCSESYNCGIEPGMIASDQYVQNSNEHSDLPHYNIENDPLGEPLPFSLDVVDEDKPTSLVVQDCQTGRQAENTFSSFISARKDVEIPNGTLLSQMMFPLPDDQAVISKPLDSNSVPTSLTQNHIQDDYEKSNSHVENEVVVDTDPPTISTSSLTNTSLKALDDKSIKCQMQETSKDLMHSVDSVLPMLYRSESSDGSHTPVEVHKKHPSQVQISSKFHKSSEDKDCALGSSGIGSILCDSAEKPRSENLPNVLKVLSECPSVASGLPFGILSPIVRRASLAVLKAFKGPAFDQFCDEAVFNGGTSFVADPCSNFDQPGLLGEHLVSPMPRPLLNSTAIDCKPEPVTEPVDVRAKPCAVPQIEVEVLDMPMIPDGSLQLQLRQMAEFLFLASGKMGPATTALRPAAVMVPSASATPAESHSVCVGTTPVKWLDHSVNTSGQFERKREFSVVDACTLTDPLLWNLPPCGLEGLPRQELEQGLRSSMIMVEALVQQLTAARANGISSAGPAPSDLREKLVQTDHTELSQNTMYRDLYLEALNRVRDLEMDSSSLQNLTQCMQDMRVTMTSLSCDTDAALSNVKQLRDNVREDHQSLVLHYDQMKSLFEKTKEMQTTMMQKVKDALHQRDDMTIQMEEAFRVKEAAFSAMEQLRTHCATEISALERIVGSQQELSAALNQTYPQQVALNQAYTEMLNSASDVLSTTMDEQSSLMKELCAVRDLMQKTAPMLLKLNEKAAAALRERDEHMSARDQAVEEREQIKEELHQAYMNLQSAGEQIGDLNLQVTILSSEMGVLRQKLTEREEERGPLERKVTELSATVSSTLASYTFLEQALGAETTKLKQSWKEIQLAKDRANELETSLGQSEQRVADLSQALAQNEEQLGQLQFLSQSQNLQIQQLQEVCTQLGGVREMNEFLQMENELAREQVVESERMLMANLQALRERNIQCEDLKGELGQFQLENRSLHKELETTKSKVSATQMELGEKLAQAVTEITLLHHTLRGLTNEIHVALNDQKPEPKKDAESHAVHTVEHCHPSSSFVDSIMVALTDEKEEDASTETPPGSGPSDTPEPLRETLFSETSAFTRIAITPKKNFSTVFGPEEDDQSSMAELFVGLGSTVTELISTLKLLRQRKDAQLEELHNTISVLQMEQQAADNRHKTEVFELKHQLSRLNSLFEKGNQALQQKAQDEKTVAKLMAEIQETQETLIKHKADSNELRKEVVELRRSFQQSKVECQFLREELRKAGCQAGSQAADPAHSMEEKIQLLREVERLKLCLQEGEQARVKLLDRAKRHQMIHQTNQQKSENELQMLNKVINKVRETLLSLPVVVKSCEQLQQLMEYIG
- the spag5 gene encoding sperm-associated antigen 5 isoform X1; the protein is MSSRKSSSSVGGLLSSRSVERTPLRSLQNELLHPSTPSRFKSKSLLNADVKLTMADVPLCDPKKPFQSPTSDSVIQINASTIDDTTCTETACGLGDVTYKSFVCPGGEVEVTGSSVCAEESIIFPMDQAVKSIQETEDTVISDSIIVQSCSDHIDHPYYNPEMKDASLIDVNAACLCEISNSKLTHEDLDDKHATQDFRAIQNDCFEEKDVTWKSFVCDGGEVEVPDVIRLQEETIPLPQEQLGEPLQENCVNVTNLSDSGQFCHVEHSDHPYFSSDNGVCVTTSFSDTTNTPEKPAVGRSDATIKSFNCAGGVIFSGAKLADEAVPLPADQTVTCSESYNCGIEPGMIASDQYVQNSNEHSDLPHYNIENDPLGEPLPFSLDVVDEDKPTSLVVQDCQTGRQAENTFSSFISARKDVEIPNGTLLSQMMFPLPDDQAVISKPLDSNSVPTSLTQNHIQDDYEKSNSHVENEVVVDTDPPTISTSSLTNTSLKALDDKSIKCQMQETSKDLMHSVDSVLPMLYRSESSDGSHTPVEVHKKHPSQVQISSKFHKSSEDKDCALGSSGIGSILCDSAEKPRSENLPNVLKVLSECPSVASGLPFGILSPIVRRASLAVLKAFKGPAFDQFCDEAVFNGGTSFVADPCSNFDQPGLLGEHLVSPMPRPLLNSTAIDCKPEPVTEPVDVRAKPCAVSQPEPVTEPIEEPCIVPQIEVEVLDMPMIPDGSLQLQLRQMAEFLFLASGKMGPATTALRPAAVMVPSASATPAESHSVCVGTTPVKWLDHSVNTSGQFERKREFSVVDACTLTDPLLWNLPPCGLEGLPRQELEQGLRSSMIMVEALVQQLTAARANGISSAGPAPSDLREKLVQTDHTELSQNTMYRDLYLEALNRVRDLEMDSSSLQNLTQCMQDMRVTMTSLSCDTDAALSNVKQLRDNVREDHQSLVLHYDQMKSLFEKTKEMQTTMMQKVKDALHQRDDMTIQMEEAFRVKEAAFSAMEQLRTHCATEISALERIVGSQQELSAALNQTYPQQVALNQAYTEMLNSASDVLSTTMDEQSSLMKELCAVRDLMQKTAPMLLKLNEKAAAALRERDEHMSARDQAVEEREQIKEELHQAYMNLQSAGEQIGDLNLQVTILSSEMGVLRQKLTEREEERGPLERKVTELSATVSSTLASYTFLEQALGAETTKLKQSWKEIQLAKDRANELETSLGQSEQRVADLSQALAQNEEQLGQLQFLSQSQNLQIQQLQEVCTQLGGVREMNEFLQMENELAREQVVESERMLMANLQALRERNIQCEDLKGELGQFQLENRSLHKELETTKSKVSATQMELGEKLAQAVTEITLLHHTLRGLTNEIHVALNDQKPEPKKDAESHAVHTVEHCHPSSSFVDSIMVALTDEKEEDASTETPPGSGPSDTPEPLRETLFSETSAFTRIAITPKKNFSTVFGPEEDDQSSMAELFVGLGSTVTELISTLKLLRQRKDAQLEELHNTISVLQMEQQAADNRHKTEVFELKHQLSRLNSLFEKGNQALQQKAQDEKTVAKLMAEIQETQETLIKHKADSNELRKEVVELRRSFQQSKVECQFLREELRKAGCQAGSQAADPAHSMEEKIQLLREVERLKLCLQEGEQARVKLLDRAKRHQMIHQTNQQKSENELQMLNKVINKVRETLLSLPVVVKSCEQLQQLMEYIG
- the spag5 gene encoding sperm-associated antigen 5 isoform X2 — its product is MSSRKSSSSVGGLLSSRSVERTPLRSLQNELLHPSTPSRFKSKSLLNADVKLTMSPTSDSVIQINASTIDDTTCTETACGLGDVTYKSFVCPGGEVEVTGSSVCAEESIIFPMDQAVKSIQETEDTVISDSIIVQSCSDHIDHPYYNPEMKDASLIDVNAACLCEISNSKLTHEDLDDKHATQDFRAIQNDCFEEKDVTWKSFVCDGGEVEVPDVIRLQEETIPLPQEQLGEPLQENCVNVTNLSDSGQFCHVEHSDHPYFSSDNGVCVTTSFSDTTNTPEKPAVGRSDATIKSFNCAGGVIFSGAKLADEAVPLPADQTVTCSESYNCGIEPGMIASDQYVQNSNEHSDLPHYNIENDPLGEPLPFSLDVVDEDKPTSLVVQDCQTGRQAENTFSSFISARKDVEIPNGTLLSQMMFPLPDDQAVISKPLDSNSVPTSLTQNHIQDDYEKSNSHVENEVVVDTDPPTISTSSLTNTSLKALDDKSIKCQMQETSKDLMHSVDSVLPMLYRSESSDGSHTPVEVHKKHPSQVQISSKFHKSSEDKDCALGSSGIGSILCDSAEKPRSENLPNVLKVLSECPSVASGLPFGILSPIVRRASLAVLKAFKGPAFDQFCDEAVFNGGTSFVADPCSNFDQPGLLGEHLVSPMPRPLLNSTAIDCKPEPVTEPVDVRAKPCAVSQPEPVTEPIEEPCIVPQIEVEVLDMPMIPDGSLQLQLRQMAEFLFLASGKMGPATTALRPAAVMVPSASATPAESHSVCVGTTPVKWLDHSVNTSGQFERKREFSVVDACTLTDPLLWNLPPCGLEGLPRQELEQGLRSSMIMVEALVQQLTAARANGISSAGPAPSDLREKLVQTDHTELSQNTMYRDLYLEALNRVRDLEMDSSSLQNLTQCMQDMRVTMTSLSCDTDAALSNVKQLRDNVREDHQSLVLHYDQMKSLFEKTKEMQTTMMQKVKDALHQRDDMTIQMEEAFRVKEAAFSAMEQLRTHCATEISALERIVGSQQELSAALNQTYPQQVALNQAYTEMLNSASDVLSTTMDEQSSLMKELCAVRDLMQKTAPMLLKLNEKAAAALRERDEHMSARDQAVEEREQIKEELHQAYMNLQSAGEQIGDLNLQVTILSSEMGVLRQKLTEREEERGPLERKVTELSATVSSTLASYTFLEQALGAETTKLKQSWKEIQLAKDRANELETSLGQSEQRVADLSQALAQNEEQLGQLQFLSQSQNLQIQQLQEVCTQLGGVREMNEFLQMENELAREQVVESERMLMANLQALRERNIQCEDLKGELGQFQLENRSLHKELETTKSKVSATQMELGEKLAQAVTEITLLHHTLRGLTNEIHVALNDQKPEPKKDAESHAVHTVEHCHPSSSFVDSIMVALTDEKEEDASTETPPGSGPSDTPEPLRETLFSETSAFTRIAITPKKNFSTVFGPEEDDQSSMAELFVGLGSTVTELISTLKLLRQRKDAQLEELHNTISVLQMEQQAADNRHKTEVFELKHQLSRLNSLFEKGNQALQQKAQDEKTVAKLMAEIQETQETLIKHKADSNELRKEVVELRRSFQQSKVECQFLREELRKAGCQAGSQAADPAHSMEEKIQLLREVERLKLCLQEGEQARVKLLDRAKRHQMIHQTNQQKSENELQMLNKVINKVRETLLSLPVVVKSCEQLQQLMEYIG